One Fusarium poae strain DAOMC 252244 chromosome 4, whole genome shotgun sequence DNA window includes the following coding sequences:
- the HCS1 gene encoding ATP-dependent 5'-3' DNA helicase hcs1 translates to MSRPQNIGIKAIELYFPSQYVDQVELEKFDGVSAGKYTIGLGQTKMSFCDDREDIYSFALTATSKLLKNYNIDPNSIGFLEVGTETLLDKSKSVKSVLMQLFGDNTNIEGVDTINACYGGTNAVFNAINWVESSAWDGRDAIVVAGDIALYAKGNARPTGGAGAVALLIGPNAPVVAEPGLRGTYMQHAYDFYKPDLTSEYPYVDGHYSVNCYSKALDAAYRAYCKREAKQANGTNGATNGEDSTKTSLDRFDYLTFHSPTCKLVQKSYARLLYHDYLANADSPVFAEVAPELRDMDYEKSLTDKVLEKTFMTLTKKRFQERVNPAIHVATNVGNMYCGSVWGGLASLISVVDNKDLEGKRIGVFSYGSGLAASFLSFRINGSVEKISDVLNIPARLEARRAVPPETYDQMCDLRKQAHLQKDYTPKGDASTILPGTYYLTKVDEMFKREYAIKE, encoded by the exons ATGTCTCGTCCTCAGAACATTGGTATCAAGGCCATTGAGCTTTACTTCCCTAGTCAG TATGTTGACCAGGTCGAGCTTGAGAAGTTCGATGGCGTTAGCGCCGGAAAGTACACCATTGGTCTTGGCCAGACCAAGATGAGCTTCTGTGACGATCGCGAGG ATATCTACTCTTTCGCTCTTACCGCTACCTCGAAGCTCCTCAAGAACTACAACATCGACCCCAACTCGATAGGTTTCCTCGAGGTTGGTACCGAGACTCTTCTCGACAAGTCCAAGTCTGTCAAGAGTGTGCTTATGCAGCTCTTTGGTGACAACACCAACATTGAGGGTGTCGACACCATCAACGCCTGCTACGGTGGTACCAACGCTGTTTTCAACGCCATCAACTGGGTTGAGTCTTCTGCTTGGGACGGTCGCGATGCTATCGTCGTTGCCGGTGATATCGCTCTCTACGCCAAGGGTAATGCTCGCCCCACTGGTGGTGCCGGTGCCGTCGCTCTCCTGATCGGCCCCAACGCCCCTGTTGTTGCCGAGCCCGGTCTGCGTGGTACCTACATGCAGCACGCCTACGATTTCTACAAGCCCGACCTTACCAGCGAGTACCCCTACGTTGATGGCCACTACTCCGTCAACTGCTACAGCAAGGCTCTCGATGCCGCTTACCGCGCCTACTGCAAGCGTGAGGCCAAGCAGGCCAATGGCACCAACGGCGCCACTAACGGCGAGGACTCTACCAAGACCAGCCTCGACCGTTTCGACTACCTTACTTTCCACTCTCCCACTTGCAAGCTTGTCCAGAAGTCTTATGCTCGTCTCCTCTACCACGACTACCTTGCCAACGCCGACTCTCCCGTCTTTGCTGAGGTCGCTCCTGAGCTCCGCGACATGGACTACGAGAAGTCCTTGACCGATAAGGTTCTCGAGAAGACCTTTATGACACTCACCAAGAAGCGCTTCCAGGAGCGTGTCAACCCCGCCATCCACGTCGCCACCAACGTTGGTAACATGTACTGTGGCAGCGTTTGGGGTGGTCTCGCCAGTTTGATCAGCGTTGTCGACAACAAGGATCTTGAGGGCAAGCGAATTGGTGTCTTCTCCTACGGCTCTGGTCTTGCTGCCAGTTTCCTTTCTTTCCGCATCAACGGTAGCGTTGAGAAGATCTCCGACGTGCTGAACATCCCTGCTCGTCTCGAGGCCCGCCGTGCCGTCCCCCCTGAGACCTACGACCAG ATGTGCGACCTCCGAAAGCAGGCCCATCTCCAGAAGGACTACACCCCCAAGGGTGACGCTTCCACTATCCTCCCTGGTACTTACTACCTGACCAAGGTTGACGAGATGTTCAAGCGTGAGTACGCTATCAAGGAGTAA
- a CDS encoding hypothetical protein (MEROPS:MER0033274~CAZy:CE10), which produces MNLETIRIVVPLLPLILRQSFLHVLHLSDSAKHLDLRSALIIACLRVILTPKTPRSISAVQELTLRDPGIKGRIWVSKYASPPPPETSIRDVLIAALQHTGGSACRVPVPDLVDVEAEWTGYRSGVSSGAPLPDVSERERYHGMMRDCKSPTTVLYLHGGAYYLCDPATHRPTTKKLAQLTGGRCYSVRYRLAPQHPFPAALLDAFVSYFTLLYPPPDAYHDPVQPEHIVIAGDSAGGNLSLALLQLILELRRQDSPILWHGELRHVPLPAGLALNSPWLDVTQSSPTWEASTPTPFDYLPKPETMDQLAIPSCNAWPANPPRRNLYIADDLAAHPLASLVMARSWKGAPPIYLCTGWEILAYEDKFLARQLEADGVRVVFEEYEGMPHCFAMMLRNAPATPRCYKGWASFISAAVENPGSIESSAVMIKSKTCEEVPLRFDQLSDTSEEDFRQRPDNMSLISEPRDKNDEPDPTRPNSTPEGTLEMERHKKAVTSIASAVRGFFERREPYRIFHGSTNSTRPQTTGKPVVDISALRNVLQVDKATRTALVEPNVPMDKLVESTLKHGLVPPVVMEFPGITAGGGFAGTAGESSSFKHGFFNDTVNWAEMILGNGEVVRASREENADLFRGAAGAVGSLGTTTLLELQLQEAKKFVKTTYHRTSSVAEAVARIRAETENPSNDYVDGILFSKDHGVVVTGTLTDDKPADTKPQTFSGAWDPWYYLHVQDRTRNVPSAGPTVSAESASSSPVDYIPLAEYFFRYDRGGFWVGAAAFTYFKGVPFTRFFRWFLDDFLHTRMLYRALHGSGESARFIVQDLGLPYKTAETFVDYTAENFNIWPLWLCPLKQTAPPTFHPHTGETTTAADGTVTTPPSLNIGLWGWGPSDPEEFVTKNRALEDKLVELGGLKWLYAHTYYNEEEFWKLYGREWYDDLRKKYHAETLPTVHDKVKVDVEARKEERQKWKRSLKSKPPLGGLYGIWKGIQSKDYMLHRHAEWKYKGEK; this is translated from the exons ATGAATCTGGAAACGATACGCATAGTTGTGCCGTTACTCCCCCTTATTCTTCGTCAATCCTTCCTACACGTCCTTCACCTCTCCGATTCAGCCAAGCACCTCGACCTTCGAAGCGCTCTCATAATCGCCTGTCTCCGCGTTATACTCACACCCAAAACTCCACGTAGTATATCCGCTGTCCAAGAACTTACTCTCCGCGACCCAGGAATCAAGGGTCGTATCTGGGTCAGCAAGTACGCCAGTCCACCACCTCCAGAGACATCGATCCGCGATGTCCTCATCGCTGCCCTCCAACACACCGGAGGTTCCGCCTGCCGAGTCCCCGTGCCCGACCTAGTTGATGTCGAGGCCGAATGGACCGGCTACCGGAGTGGTGTGTCTAGTGGCGCTCCGTTGCCTGACGTGTCGGAGCGGGAGAGGTATCACGGCATGATGCGGGACTGCAAGAGTCCAACAACTGTGCTGTACTTGCACGGCGGCGCTTACTATCTCTGTGACCCTGCTACACATCGTCCTACGACCAAGAAGCTGGCCCAGTTGACGGGTGGTCGGTGCTACTCTGTGCGATATCGACTTGCGCCCCAGCATCCATTCCCTGCAGCGTTGCTGGATGCGTTTGTGTCTTATTTCACTTTGTTGTATCCACCTCCAGATGCTTACCACGACCCTGTGCAACCGGAGCATATAGTGATTGCTGGTGACAG CGCTGGCGGTAATCTTTCGCTCGCACTGCTCCAACTCATTCTCGAACTCCGAAGACAAGACTCTCCAATCTTGTGGCACGGCGAACTACGCCATGTTCCCTTGCCAGCTGGCTTGGCACTAAACTCTCCATGGCTGGATGTTACACAAAGTTCTCCGACATGGGAAGCATCCACGCCGACCCCATTCGACTACCTCCCCAAGCCCGAGACCATGGACCAGCTCGCGATACCTTCCTGCAACGCGTGGCCAGCCAACCCACCAAGACGCAACCTGTATATCGCCGACGACCTCGCCGCTCACCCATTGGCGTCTCTCGTCATGGCGCGCAGCTGGAAAGGGGCGCCGCCTATCTACCTCTGCACGGGTTGGGAGATCCTCGCGTACGAGGACAAGTTCCTCGCGCGCCAACTCGAAGCTGACGGAGTCCGTGTGGTTTTTGAGGAGTACGAGGGCATGCCTCATTGCTTTGCGATGATGCTGCGCAATGCTCCTGCCACACCGCGCTGTTACAAAGGATGGGCGTCGTTTATAAGCGCAGCAGTTGAGAATCCTGGAAGCATTGAGTCGAGTGCTGTCATGATCAAGTCCAAGACGTGTGAGGAGGTGCCATTAAGGTTCGATCAATTGAGTGATACTTCAGAAGAGGATTTCAGACAGAGG CCCGACAATATGTCGCTGATCTCTGAACCTCGAGACAAAAACGACGAGCCAGACCCAACTCGTCCCAATTCGACTCCCGAGGGTACCTTAGAGATGGAGCGCCACAAAAAGGCCGTCACTTCCATCGCCTCGGCCGTCCGCGGCTTCTTCGAGCGCCGCGAGCCATACCGCATCTTTCACGGCAGCACAAACAGCACCCGGCCCCAGACAACAGGCAAGCCCGTCGTCGACATCAGCGCTCTCCGCAATGTTCTCCAGGTCGATAAAGCTACCCGCACGGCTCTCGTGGAGCCCAATGTTCCCATGGACAAGCTCGTCGAGTCGACGCTCAAGCACGGCCTCGTCCCACCTGTAGTTATGGAGTTTCCCGGTATCACAGCTGGAGGAGGGTTTGCGGGCACAGCGGGAGAGAGTTCTTCATTCAAGCACGGATTCTTCAACGATACTGTCAATTGGGCTGAGATGATCCTCGGAAACGGCGAGGTTGTGCGTGCGTCGCGGGAGGAGAACGCTGATCTGTTCCGCGGTGCCGCTGGTGCTGTTGGGTCTTTGGGCACGACGACgcttcttgagcttcagCTACAAGAGGCCAAGAAGTTTGTCAAGACGACGTACCACCGAACCAGCAGTGTCGCCGAGGCTGTTGCCCGTATCCGCGCTGAAACCGAGAACCCTTCCAACGACTACGTTGACGGCATCCTCTTCTCCAAAGATCATGGAGTCGTTGTTACTGGTACCCTGACTGATGACAAGCCCGCCGATACCAAGCCCCAGACCTTTAGTGGTGCTTGGGATCCCTGGTATTACCTCCATGTTCAAGATCGCACTCGTAATGTTCCCTCTGCTGGTCCTACTGTCTCCGCCGAATCCGCCTCGTCCTCTCCTGTTGACTACATCCCCCTTGCTGAGTACTTCTTCCGTTATGATAGAGGTGGTTTCTGGGTTGGAGCAGCTGCATTCACCTACTTCAAGGGCGTTCCGTTTACACGTTTCTTCCGATGGTTCCTTGACGACTTTCTACACACCCGTATGTTATACCGCGCTCTTCACGGCAGCGGTGAATCCGCCCGCTTCATCGTCCAGGACCTGGGTCTTCCCTACAAGACTGCTGAGACATTCGTTGACTACACTGCTGAGAACTTTAACATCTGGCCCCTCTGGCTCTGCCCCTTGAAGCAGACAGCCCCACCGACCTTCCACCCTCACACCGGCGAGACGACCACTGCTGCTGATGGTACTGTGACAACCCCACCATCTCTCAACATCGGTCTTTGGGGATGGGGTCCTTCCGACCCCGAGGAGTTTGTTACCAAGAACCGTGCTCTCGAGGATAAGCTCGTTGAGCTTGGTGGTCTGAAATGGCTTTACGCGCATACCTACTACAACGAAGAAGAGTTCTGGAAGTTGTACGGCCGAGAATGGTACGATGATCTGCGAAAGAAATACCACGCTGAAACGCTGCCTACTGTCCacgacaaggtcaaggtcgaTGTTGAAGCCCGAAAGGAAGAACGCCAGAAGTGGAAGCGCTCTTTAAAAAGCAAGCCTCCTCTGGGTGGCCTTTACGGCATCTGGAAAGGCATCCAGAGCAAGGATTATATGCTCCACCGACATGCGGAGTGGAAGTACAAGGGGGAGAAATAG
- a CDS encoding hypothetical protein (BUSCO:51501at5125), producing MSIREDLVASAIQFLQDPSVASSSVESRISFLRSKNLTQEEIDVALSRTGGSAPAAPTAPFPSAPAGPPPGQQYYPPYPQHAWQPPPPPPRRDWRDWFIMATVVGGVSYGLYELGKRYVYPNVAPPTPEKLEQDKKSIEDQFDRAFTLVEQLAKDTESLKNAEKERTEKLDTAIADLETVMTDLKASNRRREDDANRIRDEVQSLKDAIPKALENQKSLTDNRLREINTELTSLKTLVSQRTSSASTSSSTMNYMRNAGGSANTPVAASTPGASTSTAAVNGEKAAVQSATTTPAAEVPKPTFPSAPQLNRSSSPLANMTGKKSIPAWQMAMANQNDTSSTQVKADESKAGASSSS from the exons atGTCTATCCGCGAGGATCTAGTAGCCTCTGCA ATTCAAT TTCTACAAGACCCAAGCGTCGCGTCATCCTCGGTCGAAAGCCGCATCTCGTTCCTTCGAAGCAAGAACTTAACTCAAGAAGAAATCGACGTCGCGCTATCTAGAACAGGTGGCAGCGCACCCGCGGCTCCTACTGCGCCTTTTCCCAGCGCGCCCGCCGGtcctcctcctggtcagCAATACTATCCCCCTTATCCACAACATGCCTGgcaaccaccaccacctcctccgCGCAGGGACTGGAGGGATTGGTTCATCATGGCTACGGTAGTTGGAGGAGTGTCTTATGGTCTCTACGAGCTAGGCAAG CGTTACGTATACCCCAACGTGGCACCCCCGACACCGGAGAAGCTGGAACAGGACAAGAAATCGATCGAGGATCAGTTCGACCGAGCTTTCACACTGGTTGAGCAGCTCGCCAAGGATACGGAAAGCTTGAAAAATGCCGAGAAGGAGAGAACCGAGAAACTAGACACGGCTATCGCGGACCTTGAGACGGTTATGACTGACCTCAAGGCTTCCAATCGACGACGCGAGGACGATGCGAACCGAATCAGGGACGAGGTTCAATCTCTCAAGGACGCGATTCCCAAGGCTCTTGAGAACCAAAAGTCATTGACCGATAACCGCCTGCGCGAGATCAACACTGAGCTTACCAGTCTCAAGACATTGGTTTCTCAGCGCACCAGCAGCGCCTCCACAAGCTCCTCAACCATGAACTACATGCGAAACGCTGGTGGAAGCGCAAACACTCCTGTTGCTGCTTCCACTCCCGGTGCTTCTACTTCTACCGCTGCGGTCAATGGCGAGAAGGCGGCAGTTCAATCGGCCACCACTACCCCTGCTGCCGAGGTTCCTAAGCCAACATTCCCCTCTGCTCCTCAGCTTAACCGTTCATCTTCCCCTCTTGCCAACATGACTGGCAAGAAATCTATTCCGGCCTGGCAGATGGCTATGGCCAACCAGAATGATACTTCTTCGACTCAAGTCAAGGCTGACGAGTCCAAGGCTGGCGCAAGTTCAAGCTCTTGA
- the NDC80 gene encoding kinetochore-associated Ndc80 complex subunit ndc80 (BUSCO:9500at5125): MSQDTGLWSVRRPRETLGGISVNSAIPQPGSTMKRSSSNIGGYPGSHVRSISGSRHSLAMPRPSQPMFQRSSSGTNLVDLGLSSVKRSSFAPKSTFTPGTATKRVSTGDDRRSSVYRPRQSTVPAASHHHQSFFQTTPAPAGVPRDPRPLKDRSFQARIGQEIMEYMVQHNFEMEMKHVLSQNVLKSPTQKDFNYMFQWLYHRIDPSHKFQKNIDQEVPPLLKQMRYPFERSITKSQIAAVGGQNWSTFLGLLHWMMQLAQMLDGYVNCQYDEACMEAGIDVSGDRIIFDFLSNGYRDWLAMDEDLGDEEAERVLAPHVQSMAAAFERSNSKYTSELDTLEAENARLLKEIEDLEKSTPDPAVLDHHFKIMEEDKVKFEEYNALAMQRSEKYESRSQVLQEELDKLLEELQEADEERRSLQKAVDAQGISMQDIDRMTAERERLQRGIESASQRLEEVKKKVSEREVEASRKLDELEQMVDRYNTMAYQIALIPSTAANAKGREFELQVIVADDSDFTSSIMKGSLGPSSADRLVADSTTGHQAGHILNLDLRGKIRNSFISLRKEISDRRATAMDEMIKDHDLLDGIKEAIEDRRGEVEALNHRVRAAEEEYEKTKEVTTAQKLASDAHIEKMEKELSRMRAGLSENVQILEQREINTTIEYEQLVLQANALREELHTEIDRMLNDVIKFKIHVQKSLDDYEGFVTEELEKELGSDEMQEDTRQMDM, from the exons ATGTCCCAAGATACGGGCCTTTGGAGCGTCCGTAGACCCAGAGAG ACCCTTGGAGGTATTAGTGTAAACAGCGCCATTCCTCAGCCCGGTTCGACTATGAAGCGATCCAGCTCGAATATTGGCGGCTATCCGGGCAGCCATGTGCGCTCCATATCGGGATCTAGGCATTCCCTTGCTATGCCGCGCCCTAGCCAGCCCATGTTCCAACGATCATCCTCAGGAACAAACCTTGTAGACCTCGGTCTTTCCTCCGTAAAACGTTCCTCGTTTGCGCCGAAGTCGACATTTACTCCCGGAACTGCAACCAAGCGAGTTTCCACTGGTGACGACCGAAGAAGCAGTGTATATCGACCCCGACAGTCTACTGTGCCTGCGGCTAGTCACCACCACCAGAGCTTCTTTCAAACCACCCCTGCGCCCGCTGGTGTTCCCCGCGATCCTCGACCTTTGAAAGACCGCTCTTTCCAGGCCCGGATTGGACAGGAGATTATGGAATACATGGTTCAACATAACTTTGAGATGGAAATGAAGCACGTTCTTTCACAAAACGTCCTAAAATCGCCGACACAAAAGGACTTTAACTATATGTTTCAGTGGCTTTATCACCGCATCGATCCCAGTCACAAGTTTCAAAAGAATATCGACCAGGAGGTTCCTCCTTTGTTGAAACAGATGCGATATCCATTCGAGAGGAGTATTACAAAGAGTCAGATTGCTGCTGTGGGAGGACAGAACTGGAGTACATTTCTTGGTCTGCTTCACTGGATGATGCAACTTGCTCAAATGCTCGACGGTTACGTGAACTGCCAGTATGACGAAGCTTGTATGGAAGCTGGTATTGATGTCAGTGGTGACCGCATTATCTTCGACTTTCTCAGCAATGGATACCGAGACTGGCTAGCTATGGATGAAGACCTAGGCGATGAAGAAGCTGAACGTGTTTTGGCGCCCCATGTTCAATCCATGGCAGCTGCTTTTGAGCGATCAAACTCCAAATACACATCCGAACTCGACACGCTTGAGGCAGAAAATGCACGACTTCTCAAAGAAATCGAAGATCTAGAAAAGTCGACACCAGATCCCGCAGTTCTTGATCACCACTTCAAGATTATGGAAGAGGACAAGGTCAAGTTCGAGGAGTACAATGCGCTGGCAATGCAACGGTCCGAGAAGTACGAGAGTCGGTCTCAGGTTCTACAAGAAGAGCTCGATAAACTTTTGGAAGAACTCCAAGAAGCCGACGAGGAGCGACGGAGCTTGCAAAAGGCGGTTGATGCTCAAGGCATCAGCATGCAGGATATTGACCGCATGACTGCTGAGCGGGAGCGGTTGCAAAGGGGCATCGAGTCTGCGAGCCAGCGACTGGAAGaagtgaagaagaaggtaTCGGAGCGAGAAGTAGAGGCGAGTCGAAAACTGGACGAGTTGGAACAGATGGTTGATCGATACAACACAATGGCGTATCAGATCGCATTGATCCCCTCGACAGCAGCCAATGCTAAGGGCAGAGAGTTTGAACTCCAAGTTATAGTGGCAGACGACTCCGACTTTACTTCTTCTATTATGAAAGGCTCGCTAGGGCCATCGTCAGCGGATCGTCTTGTAGCTGATTCTACCACCGGACATCAGGCAGGCCACATTCTCAATTTGGACCTTCGGGGTAAAATTCGCAACAGCTTCATTTCGCTTCGAAAGGAAATTTCCGATCGACGAGCTACAGCAATGGATGAGATGATCAAGGACCACGACCTATTGGATGGCATCAAAGAAGCCATTGAAGATAGGCGTGGCGAGGTCGAGGCTCTCAACCATCGTGTCCGTGCAGCTGAAGAAGAGTACGAAAAGACAAAGGAGGTTACGACAGCGCAGAAGTTAGCCTCTGATGCACACATcgagaagatggagaaggagCTATCTCGCATGCGAGCCGGTTTATCCGAGAATGTTCAAATCCTGGAACAGCGCGAAATCAACACAACAATTGA GTATGAACAGCTTGTGCTACAAGCCAATGCTCTTCGAGAGGAACTTCATACGGAGATTGACCGAATGCTCAACGACGTGATCAAGTTCAAGATCCATGTCCAAAAGAGCCTTGACGATTACGAAGGTTTCGTGACAGAAGAACTCGAAAAGGAGCTCGGTAGCGACGAGATGCAGGAAGACACTCGACAAATGGATATGTGA
- a CDS encoding hypothetical protein (BUSCO:41467at5125): protein MDDDYGADDELLAAMAAADPTPVARPTPPKIQQPTPQRLDKAPPSSASGAGKVVQPTPQALPQKQSGSTILVSPRQRGNPVLTSIRSMPWEYSDIPADYVLGLGTCALFLSLKYHRLHPEYIYTRIRNLQGKYNLRILLTMVDIPNHEASLKELSKTSLVNNVTLILCWSAAEAARYIELYKSYENASFGAIRGQQAASYGERLVEFVTAPRGLNKSDAVAVVSNFGSLRNAINADAEQLGMLNGWGGIKVKRWVSAVEEPFRVKKAAKRGAQASARLDQALPLSRVPLRDMPAAIASSSSSRQTPAEATSSSEKPQGQASKQFQFMDNTDDEDEDEEEAMLAAAIEASKQTAQTEEASRTSQADKDEQLSEGIAAALARLREGG, encoded by the exons ATGGACGACGACTATGGAGCCGACGATGAACTCCTCGCCGCCATGGCCGCTGCTGATCCAACACCAGTCGCAcgaccaacaccaccaaagaTCCAGCAACCCACGCCTCAACGACTCGACAAAGCGCCgccttcttctgcttcaGGCGCAGGAAAAGTAGTACAACCAACACCACAAGCACTACCGCAAAAACAATCAGGATCAACTATCTTGGTATCGCCCCGCCAGCGAGGAAATCCTGTTCTTACAAGCATTCGGTCTATGCCATGGGAGTACAGCGATATTCCGGCAGACTATGTTTTGGGACTGGGTACATGCGCTCTATTCCTGAG TCTCAAGTaccatcgtcttcatcccGAGTACATCTACACCCGCATCCGCAATCTTCAAGGAAAATACAACCTGCGCATCCTCCTCACCATGGTCGACATCCCCAACCACGAAGCCTCCCTCAAAGAACTCTCCAAAACATCCCTCGTCAACAACGTCACCCTCATCCTCTGCTGGTCCGCCGCCGAAGCCGCGCGCTACATTGAACTGTACAAGAGCTACGAGAACGCCTCCTTTGGCGCTATTCGAGGCCAGCAGGCCGCGAGCTACGGCGAGAGGCTCGTCGAGTTCGTCACCGCGCCTAGAGGTTTGAATAAGTCGGATGCTGTCGCCGTGGTGAGTAACTTTGGCAGTTTGAGAAATGCCATAAACGCCGATGCGGAGCAGCTCGGTATGCTCAACGGCTGGGGTGGCATCAAAGTAAAACGATGGGTTTCTGCGGTTGAAGAGCCGTTTAGAGTGAAAAAGGCTGCGAAGAGAGGTGCGCAGGCTTCAGCGAGACTTGACCAAGCTCTACCCCTTTCTCGTGTACCTCTACGAGACATGCCAGCTGCTatagcatcatcatcgtcgtcacgACAAACCCCCGCTGAAGCAACATCTTCTTCCGAAAAGCCCCAGGGTCAGGCATCAAAGCAGTTCCAGTTTATGGATAACactgatgacgaggatgaggatgaagaagaagccatgCTTGCTGCCGCTATTGAAGCCTCAAAACAGACTGCCCAAACGGAAGAGGCTAGTCGAACGAGCCAGGCAGATAAGGATGAACAACTCAGTGAAGGTATTGCAGCTGCCCTTGCGAGATTGAGAGAGGGTGGTTAA